From Chelatococcus sp. YT9, a single genomic window includes:
- a CDS encoding nucleotidyltransferase family protein: MSGVAAIVLAAGRSTRMGPVNKLTIPLAGKPLVLHAVLAALGSKARPIVVVTGHEAETMTGVLAGLPVSPVYNAAYATGLASSLQAGIAALPDNVDGALIVLGDMPVVPSSLLDSLIDAFIHSLDTASSYAAVVPTLGGKWGNPVLLSRGLFPPVMRLTGDEGARRLLARENVLQIAVDDPAIVGDVDTPEALAAIQQNFPRTR, encoded by the coding sequence ATGAGCGGGGTCGCTGCGATTGTCCTTGCCGCGGGTCGCTCGACGCGAATGGGACCAGTCAACAAGCTTACGATCCCGCTTGCCGGCAAACCGCTGGTCCTCCACGCCGTGCTGGCGGCGCTCGGCTCGAAGGCGCGCCCTATAGTCGTGGTCACGGGACATGAGGCGGAAACTATGACCGGTGTCTTGGCGGGTCTGCCGGTTTCGCCGGTGTACAACGCGGCCTATGCAACCGGTCTCGCTTCCTCCCTCCAAGCGGGGATCGCAGCTCTTCCGGACAACGTCGATGGTGCGCTGATCGTGCTCGGTGACATGCCGGTCGTCCCGTCATCGCTGCTCGACAGTTTGATCGACGCCTTCATCCATTCCCTGGACACTGCGTCTTCTTATGCGGCGGTCGTGCCGACCCTTGGCGGGAAGTGGGGCAACCCGGTGCTTTTGTCGCGCGGGCTGTTTCCGCCGGTGATGAGGCTTACCGGTGATGAGGGTGCTCGGCGGCTCCTCGCACGCGAGAACGTGCTCCAGATCGCCGTGGATGATCCCGCGATCGTCGGCGATGTCGATACCCCGGAGGCGCTTGCTGCTATCCAGCAGAATTTTCCCCGGACTCGCTGA
- a CDS encoding HlyD family efflux transporter periplasmic adaptor subunit, with protein sequence MRSFAAGARRTLAGCGVALSLVASLSLSACQQGGPPGFQGYVEADLLFIGPDEAGRLVTLSVDEGTTVAKDAPLFAVDDPLQVAARDQAKASLLEARARLARLIEAQQRPEEIAILRASEARVRAALQLAQSDLDRQQRLFATGNTSRAALDNATALRDQNAAQLLETQRQINVAELGARDEDIEAARHAVGAAEASLAAAEERLTRRQVNAPAAGSVQQVYYRTGEMVPAGRPVVALLPPANLKIRFFVPQALLPRLDVGQTVAVSCDGCADNLTAQVSFLSRQAEYTPPVIYSQEERTKLVFMVEARPSDPAKFRVGQPVTVMLRDGAAP encoded by the coding sequence GTGAGATCCTTCGCGGCGGGAGCGCGCAGAACGTTGGCCGGCTGCGGCGTCGCGCTCAGCCTTGTCGCGTCCCTCAGTCTCTCGGCTTGCCAGCAGGGCGGTCCGCCGGGTTTCCAGGGCTACGTGGAAGCGGATCTCCTGTTCATTGGCCCGGATGAGGCCGGTCGGCTTGTCACGCTTTCGGTCGACGAGGGGACGACCGTGGCCAAGGACGCTCCGCTCTTTGCGGTTGATGATCCCCTGCAGGTCGCTGCGCGCGACCAGGCCAAGGCGTCGCTTCTTGAAGCGCGCGCAAGGCTGGCGCGCCTGATCGAGGCTCAGCAAAGACCGGAGGAAATCGCCATTCTGCGTGCGAGCGAGGCGCGCGTACGTGCGGCCCTCCAGCTCGCGCAGTCGGACCTTGATCGCCAGCAGAGGCTGTTCGCCACCGGCAATACGAGCCGCGCCGCGCTCGATAACGCAACCGCGCTGCGCGACCAGAACGCGGCGCAGCTCCTGGAGACCCAGCGTCAGATCAATGTGGCCGAGCTTGGCGCGCGCGACGAGGACATCGAGGCCGCGCGTCATGCGGTCGGCGCTGCGGAAGCCTCCTTGGCGGCCGCCGAGGAGCGCCTGACCCGGCGGCAGGTCAACGCACCGGCGGCGGGCAGCGTCCAGCAGGTCTACTACCGCACGGGCGAGATGGTGCCGGCCGGCCGGCCGGTGGTCGCGCTGCTGCCGCCGGCCAATCTGAAGATCCGCTTCTTCGTGCCCCAGGCGCTACTGCCGCGCCTCGACGTCGGCCAGACCGTAGCCGTAAGCTGTGATGGTTGCGCTGACAATCTCACCGCGCAGGTCTCCTTCCTGTCGCGACAGGCTGAATACACCCCACCGGTGATCTATTCGCAGGAGGAGCGCACGAAGCTCGTGTTCATGGTGGAGGCCAGGCCCTCCGATCCGGCCAAGTTCCGTGTCGGCCAACCCGTCACGGTGATGCTGCGCGACGGGGCGGCGCCATGA
- a CDS encoding xanthine dehydrogenase family protein subunit M, translating into MYAFDYHRPDSLRKAVNLAARVEDAKFLAGGHTLLPTMKQRLASPAALIDLNKVTELSGIELRGRTVVIGAMTRHAAVEQSPELQQALPALAELAHLIGDPQVRHRGTIGGSIANNDPAADYPAACLALGATIVTTKRKLTADEFFTGLFETALDDGEIITKVIFPVVSRAAYEKFRNPASRYALAGVFVAKRGSDIRVAVTGAGENGVFRLPEFEAALKVRFSPKSIDGLKVSPDGLIGDIHADPAYRAQLVAVMARRAVAKAAARRLDGATLT; encoded by the coding sequence ATGTACGCCTTTGACTATCATCGCCCCGACAGCCTGCGTAAAGCCGTCAATCTCGCCGCCAGGGTAGAGGACGCGAAGTTCCTCGCCGGGGGGCACACGTTGCTTCCTACGATGAAGCAGCGGCTAGCCTCGCCCGCGGCGCTCATCGATCTCAACAAGGTCACGGAACTTTCAGGCATCGAACTGCGCGGGCGAACGGTCGTGATCGGCGCTATGACACGCCATGCCGCCGTCGAGCAGTCGCCGGAGCTCCAACAGGCGCTGCCGGCGCTCGCCGAACTCGCCCACCTCATCGGTGATCCGCAAGTTCGCCACCGCGGCACCATCGGCGGTTCCATCGCGAACAACGATCCCGCGGCGGATTATCCGGCGGCCTGCCTCGCACTGGGCGCGACCATTGTGACGACGAAACGCAAGCTGACGGCGGATGAATTCTTCACGGGCCTTTTCGAGACGGCGCTCGACGACGGCGAGATCATCACGAAGGTGATTTTTCCGGTGGTGAGTCGCGCTGCCTATGAGAAATTCCGCAACCCGGCGTCCCGTTATGCGCTCGCCGGCGTCTTCGTGGCCAAGCGTGGGAGCGACATTCGCGTCGCCGTCACGGGCGCGGGTGAAAACGGCGTCTTCCGACTGCCGGAGTTCGAGGCCGCGTTGAAGGTGCGTTTCTCGCCGAAGTCGATCGACGGCTTGAAAGTCTCCCCGGACGGCCTCATCGGCGACATCCACGCCGATCCGGCCTATCGCGCCCAGCTGGTAGCGGTGATGGCGCGGCGCGCGGTGGCCAAGGCGGCGGCGCGCCGTCTTGACGGCGCCACCTTGACCTGA
- a CDS encoding XdhC family protein → MKLEQLAALNAERAARRAAVLVTPFAAGEQRLVKAVEAASDPLAEAIIERLRLGKSGVIETESGGYFLTVQVPPVRLVVTGAVHISQALVPMARLLDLDVTVIDPRTAFASPERFPDVRLLAEWPEEALKDMPFDRYTAFAALTHDPKIDDPALVAALRSDAFYVGALGSRKTHAKRLDRLKAQGLSDADVARIKAPIGLPIGAVSPAEIALAILGEVVAALRLDAPRERAS, encoded by the coding sequence ATGAAGCTTGAACAACTCGCTGCCCTGAATGCTGAGCGGGCTGCGCGGAGGGCGGCCGTCCTGGTGACGCCTTTCGCTGCTGGCGAACAGCGGCTTGTGAAGGCGGTGGAGGCCGCGAGCGATCCCCTTGCGGAGGCCATCATCGAGCGACTTCGGCTTGGCAAGAGCGGTGTGATTGAGACGGAAAGCGGCGGTTATTTCCTCACCGTACAGGTGCCCCCTGTCAGGCTCGTCGTGACGGGAGCGGTGCATATCAGCCAGGCGCTGGTGCCCATGGCGCGGCTCCTTGATCTAGACGTCACCGTCATTGATCCGCGCACGGCCTTTGCCTCTCCGGAGCGCTTTCCCGACGTTCGGCTTTTGGCCGAATGGCCGGAAGAGGCGCTCAAGGACATGCCCTTCGATCGGTATACGGCCTTCGCCGCGTTGACCCATGACCCCAAGATTGATGATCCCGCACTTGTGGCGGCATTGAGAAGCGACGCCTTTTATGTGGGTGCGCTCGGATCGCGCAAGACCCACGCCAAGCGGCTCGACCGCTTGAAGGCGCAGGGCCTTTCCGACGCGGATGTCGCGCGCATCAAGGCGCCCATCGGATTGCCGATCGGCGCTGTCAGCCCGGCCGAGATCGCGCTCGCCATTCTGGGCGAGGTCGTGGCCGCGCTGCGGCTCGATGCCCCGCGGGAGCGGGCGTCGTGA
- a CDS encoding MoxR family ATPase, protein MTSLPSSIDETLTLLGNAGYVADRPLATVLFLSLRMGRPLFLEGEAGVGKTEIAKVLAGALGRRLIRLQCYEGLDVASAVYEWNYAAQMMAIRLGEAAGETDRERLEADVFSERYLLKRPLLQALEPDTVGPPVLLIDELDRTDEAFEAFLLEVLSDFQVTVPEFGTIRADNPPIVLITSNRTREVHDALKRRCLYHWVDYPDAERELAIVRARLPQAPAELTREIVAFVQAIRKEELFKAPGVAETLDWASALVELDAVALDPAVVSDTLGVLLKYQDDIQKMQGSAVKAMLDAVQAELKAA, encoded by the coding sequence ATGACATCCCTGCCGTCTTCCATCGATGAGACACTCACGCTTCTCGGCAACGCCGGCTATGTGGCGGACCGGCCGCTCGCGACGGTGTTGTTTCTTTCCCTCCGAATGGGCCGCCCGCTGTTCCTTGAAGGCGAGGCGGGCGTTGGCAAGACCGAGATTGCGAAGGTTCTGGCGGGGGCGCTTGGCCGCCGCCTCATCCGCCTCCAATGCTACGAGGGGCTCGATGTCGCTTCGGCGGTTTATGAGTGGAACTATGCGGCGCAAATGATGGCGATCCGTCTGGGCGAAGCGGCGGGCGAAACGGATCGGGAGCGGCTTGAGGCGGACGTGTTCTCCGAACGTTATCTCCTGAAGCGGCCACTTCTGCAGGCGTTGGAACCTGACACCGTGGGACCGCCCGTGCTTCTGATCGACGAGCTGGACCGCACGGACGAGGCCTTTGAAGCTTTCCTGCTGGAGGTCTTATCTGACTTCCAGGTTACGGTGCCGGAATTCGGCACGATCCGGGCCGACAATCCACCCATCGTCCTGATCACATCCAATCGCACGCGTGAGGTGCATGACGCCCTGAAGCGTCGTTGCCTCTATCACTGGGTCGATTATCCCGACGCGGAACGGGAGCTTGCCATCGTCCGCGCCCGTCTCCCGCAGGCTCCGGCCGAGCTCACGCGGGAAATCGTCGCCTTCGTCCAAGCTATTCGCAAGGAGGAGCTCTTCAAGGCGCCGGGCGTCGCCGAGACGCTTGACTGGGCGTCGGCGCTGGTCGAGCTCGACGCCGTTGCACTCGATCCGGCTGTGGTGTCGGACACGCTGGGCGTGCTCCTGAAGTACCAGGACGACATCCAGAAAATGCAAGGCTCGGCCGTGAAGGCGATGCTTGACGCCGTGCAGGCCGAGCTGAAGGCGGCGTGA
- a CDS encoding TetR/AcrR family transcriptional regulator, with amino-acid sequence MAQQGNGKEGRRGRRVSAGARRKKILEAALDVFLAEGYVATRMDHVAARAGVAKGTIYVHFADKEALFRSLIHEEIGPVIAGGATLAASFEGSTRELLQALATVMQRELLGTQRADILRLVISEAPRFPWLAEFYWQEVVSRGMALIRAVAARGVERGEITPDSLQRFPQIVVAPLLVSVIWQALFDTFEPLDTDAFLDSYINMMMRGLGCETA; translated from the coding sequence ATGGCGCAACAGGGCAACGGCAAAGAGGGTAGGCGCGGCCGTCGCGTGAGCGCCGGTGCGCGCCGCAAGAAAATTCTTGAGGCAGCCTTGGACGTATTCCTGGCCGAGGGCTACGTGGCCACGCGCATGGACCATGTGGCGGCACGGGCAGGAGTGGCCAAGGGCACGATCTACGTCCATTTCGCTGATAAGGAAGCGCTGTTCCGCAGTCTCATTCACGAAGAGATCGGCCCTGTCATCGCCGGCGGCGCGACGCTGGCGGCCTCCTTCGAGGGCAGCACGCGCGAGCTGCTGCAGGCATTGGCCACCGTCATGCAGCGCGAGCTCCTCGGGACCCAGCGCGCCGACATCCTGCGGCTGGTCATCAGCGAGGCGCCCCGGTTTCCCTGGCTTGCCGAGTTTTACTGGCAAGAGGTGGTCAGCCGAGGCATGGCGTTGATACGGGCCGTGGCGGCGCGCGGGGTGGAGCGAGGCGAAATCACCCCTGACAGCCTGCAACGCTTCCCGCAGATCGTTGTGGCGCCACTTCTGGTGTCGGTGATCTGGCAAGCGCTTTTCGACACTTTCGAGCCGCTCGATACCGATGCATTTCTCGACAGTTATATCAACATGATGATGCGAGGCCTCGGATGCGAGACAGCGTGA
- a CDS encoding XdhC family protein, whose amino-acid sequence MLATDDQILNEAEAWKRAGREVAIATVVETWGSAPRPVGSHLVIDGEGNFLGSVSGGCVEGEVITQALDVIAEATPRMLEFGVADETAWRAGLSCGGRIRVFVEPLI is encoded by the coding sequence ATGCTCGCGACCGATGATCAGATCCTGAACGAGGCGGAGGCCTGGAAGCGCGCTGGCCGCGAGGTGGCGATCGCCACGGTGGTCGAGACCTGGGGCTCCGCGCCCCGACCGGTCGGCAGTCATCTCGTCATAGACGGGGAGGGTAATTTTCTCGGCTCGGTATCCGGTGGCTGCGTGGAGGGCGAGGTCATCACCCAGGCGCTCGATGTCATCGCCGAGGCAACGCCCCGCATGTTGGAATTTGGCGTCGCCGACGAGACCGCCTGGCGCGCAGGGCTTTCCTGCGGCGGTCGAATCCGTGTCTTCGTCGAACCGTTGATCTGA
- a CDS encoding ABC transporter ATP-binding protein, with protein MSAVDGPVHGADEDRGNGRAVAIDVQGLTKKFGERVVVRDLSMRVYRGQIYGFLGPNGSGKTTTIRMLCGLLTPDAGSGTCLGYDILTEAAEIKRHVGYMTQRFSLYEDLSVRENLEFVGRLYGLANPREAAQAALVRLGLEGRGHQLAGTLSGGWKQRLALGACILPEPQLLLLDEPTAGVDPKARRDFWSQIHQLASDGLTVLVSTHYMDEAERCHEIAYIAYGELLTRGPVEDVIRHSGLATWIVTGGDTWRLAEELNSREGVDMVAPFGASLHVAGRDKARLDAAIVPYRNDPGLTWHEDQPTLEDVFIDLMNRSKDNFQ; from the coding sequence ATGAGCGCCGTCGATGGCCCGGTGCATGGCGCTGACGAAGACCGCGGCAACGGCCGTGCCGTTGCCATCGACGTGCAGGGCCTCACGAAGAAATTCGGTGAGCGCGTGGTGGTCCGGGATTTGTCCATGCGGGTCTATCGCGGGCAGATCTACGGCTTTCTCGGGCCAAACGGCTCCGGCAAGACGACGACCATCCGCATGCTCTGCGGGCTTCTGACGCCTGATGCCGGCTCCGGCACCTGCCTCGGCTACGACATCCTGACGGAAGCGGCCGAGATCAAGCGGCACGTCGGCTACATGACCCAGCGCTTCAGCCTCTATGAGGATCTGTCCGTCCGGGAGAATCTCGAATTCGTCGGCCGGCTCTACGGGCTCGCCAACCCACGTGAGGCGGCACAAGCGGCACTCGTGAGACTTGGGCTGGAGGGGCGCGGCCATCAGTTGGCCGGCACATTGTCCGGCGGTTGGAAGCAGCGGCTCGCGCTCGGCGCCTGTATCCTGCCGGAACCCCAACTCCTGCTGCTCGACGAGCCGACCGCGGGTGTCGATCCCAAGGCGCGGCGCGATTTCTGGAGCCAGATCCATCAGCTTGCGAGCGATGGGCTGACGGTGCTCGTCTCGACCCACTACATGGACGAGGCCGAGCGCTGCCATGAGATCGCCTACATCGCCTATGGCGAACTGCTGACGCGCGGCCCGGTGGAGGACGTCATCCGCCATTCCGGCCTTGCCACATGGATAGTGACCGGCGGCGATACGTGGCGGCTGGCGGAAGAGCTCAACAGCCGCGAGGGCGTCGACATGGTCGCGCCCTTTGGCGCGAGTCTGCATGTCGCGGGACGTGACAAGGCAAGGCTCGATGCCGCGATCGTGCCCTATCGCAATGATCCGGGTCTTACCTGGCACGAGGATCAGCCGACCCTGGAGGATGTCTTCATCGACCTTATGAACCGGTCGAAGGACAATTTCCAATGA
- a CDS encoding VWA domain-containing protein produces the protein MSEARDNGGQVARQGEAAGHLADNIAYFARALRTAGLPVGPGAVIDAIGAVEAAHVGTRADFYWTLHAIFVKKHEQTVIFDQAFRLFWRRRALVEKLIAALSPIAPGEQKSEDKPKPGAERVASAFPSAKREPPPPKRELELSAQFTMSDRERLASRDFAQMSAAEVAQAKQLIARLVLPRDKVETRRWRADHRGRRIDARASFRRALATGGHFVDLAWRRRDERHPPIVALVDISGSMADYSRLFLHFLHALSGRRPVASFVFGTRLTNITRALARRDPDEALASASLLVKDWEGGTRVAASLAQFNRQWSRRVLAQGAIVLMFTDGLEREVTHELGAAMDRLHRSCRRLIWLNPLLRYDGFQAKAGGIRAMLPHVDEFRTMHNLNAMEALVEALSAQTGGADPRRWLLPAA, from the coding sequence GTGAGCGAGGCTCGGGACAACGGAGGACAGGTGGCGCGGCAAGGAGAGGCTGCTGGCCATCTCGCCGATAACATCGCCTATTTTGCGCGGGCGCTGCGCACGGCGGGGTTGCCGGTCGGGCCAGGAGCTGTGATCGACGCGATCGGCGCGGTCGAGGCAGCTCATGTCGGCACGCGCGCGGACTTCTACTGGACGCTGCACGCCATTTTCGTGAAAAAGCACGAGCAGACGGTGATTTTCGACCAGGCGTTCCGCCTGTTCTGGCGTCGACGCGCGCTCGTCGAAAAGCTGATTGCTGCTCTGTCTCCGATCGCGCCGGGCGAACAGAAGTCGGAGGATAAGCCTAAGCCCGGCGCGGAGCGTGTGGCGAGCGCCTTTCCTTCGGCCAAGCGCGAGCCTCCGCCGCCAAAGCGTGAGCTCGAGTTGTCGGCCCAGTTCACGATGTCGGATCGTGAGCGGTTGGCGAGCCGCGATTTCGCTCAGATGTCGGCCGCGGAGGTCGCGCAGGCCAAGCAACTCATCGCGCGGCTCGTTCTCCCTCGGGACAAAGTCGAGACCCGCCGCTGGCGCGCGGACCATCGTGGCCGGCGCATCGATGCCCGCGCCAGTTTTCGCCGCGCGCTGGCGACCGGCGGGCATTTTGTCGATCTCGCATGGCGGCGGCGCGATGAACGCCATCCGCCAATCGTCGCGCTGGTGGATATATCGGGTTCGATGGCGGACTACAGCCGTCTCTTCCTGCATTTCCTGCACGCGCTTTCCGGGCGACGGCCCGTGGCGAGCTTCGTTTTCGGCACACGCCTCACCAACATCACGCGGGCGCTCGCGCGGCGTGATCCCGATGAGGCGCTCGCCAGCGCCTCGCTGCTGGTCAAAGATTGGGAAGGCGGCACCCGGGTCGCCGCCTCCCTCGCTCAGTTCAATCGCCAGTGGTCGCGACGTGTGCTGGCCCAGGGCGCGATCGTGTTGATGTTCACCGATGGCCTGGAGCGGGAGGTCACACACGAGCTCGGGGCCGCGATGGACCGTCTGCATCGCTCCTGTCGACGGCTCATCTGGCTCAATCCGCTCCTGCGCTATGATGGCTTTCAGGCTAAGGCGGGGGGAATACGCGCCATGCTGCCGCATGTCGACGAGTTCAGGACCATGCATAACCTGAACGCCATGGAGGCGTTGGTCGAGGCGCTGTCGGCGCAGACGGGCGGGGCGGACCCGCGCCGATGGTTGCTGCCCGCCGCGTGA
- a CDS encoding molybdopterin-binding protein — MKFGPVSVQEAEGAIVAHSLRLPARVIKKGHRLAAADITDLQAAGIASLTAARLERDDVPEDEAAAALAKAVAGPGVRVEAPFTGRSNLYATLSGVLVVDSPGIDAVNAVDETVTMATLPAYRPVAAGDMVGTVKIIPYAVAGAILTRTLELATQGTALVRVAPYRARRVAVISTRLPSLKESTINKTLKVLRQRLAPAGATVVADVRVDHSTEALAAAIAAIDSAGADLLVIFGASAVADRRDVVPAALEAVGGEIRHLGMPVDPGNLLLLGERAGRPVLGAPGCARSPKENGFDWVLHRLLAGLAVTRADITRLGVGGLLMEIRSRPQPREGGEPELDANGHDGHGEGG; from the coding sequence GTGAAATTCGGACCGGTGAGCGTTCAGGAGGCGGAAGGCGCCATCGTTGCGCATTCCCTTCGGCTGCCAGCGCGGGTCATCAAGAAAGGCCATCGCCTCGCTGCTGCCGACATCACCGATCTGCAGGCGGCGGGTATTGCCTCCCTCACCGCTGCACGTCTGGAGCGGGATGATGTGCCCGAAGACGAGGCAGCGGCGGCCCTCGCGAAGGCGGTGGCGGGGCCGGGGGTCAGGGTGGAGGCGCCGTTCACGGGGCGCTCCAATCTTTATGCGACACTATCCGGCGTGCTTGTCGTCGACAGCCCCGGGATCGATGCCGTCAACGCCGTGGATGAAACGGTGACAATGGCCACACTGCCCGCCTACAGGCCCGTGGCTGCCGGCGACATGGTCGGCACGGTCAAGATCATTCCTTATGCCGTCGCCGGCGCGATCCTCACCCGAACGCTGGAGTTAGCCACCCAGGGAACGGCCCTCGTGCGCGTCGCTCCCTACCGCGCGCGGCGTGTGGCGGTTATCTCGACGCGCCTTCCTTCCCTCAAGGAAAGCACCATCAACAAGACGTTGAAAGTCTTGCGTCAGCGCCTCGCGCCAGCGGGCGCGACAGTGGTCGCGGACGTGAGGGTGGACCATTCAACCGAGGCCCTGGCCGCGGCCATTGCCGCGATCGACAGCGCGGGAGCCGACCTTCTCGTCATCTTCGGCGCCTCGGCGGTGGCAGACCGCCGGGATGTGGTGCCGGCGGCGCTCGAGGCCGTTGGCGGTGAAATCCGCCATCTCGGCATGCCGGTTGATCCCGGCAACCTGCTGCTTCTGGGCGAACGGGCCGGCCGGCCCGTGCTCGGTGCCCCAGGATGCGCGCGCTCGCCTAAGGAGAACGGCTTCGACTGGGTGCTGCATCGGCTGCTCGCCGGCCTCGCCGTGACCCGCGCCGACATCACCCGGCTCGGGGTAGGCGGGCTGCTCATGGAAATCCGGTCGCGCCCGCAGCCGAGAGAGGGTGGGGAACCCGAGTTGGACGCCAATGGTCATGATGGCCATGGGGAGGGCGGATGA
- a CDS encoding ATP-binding cassette domain-containing protein, with amino-acid sequence MQALELADVTVSYRDRGNCELSVPRLGIGRGVMAAVTGRADIGKRALHNILAGLEKPTTGRVVWNGVDIAALSAPKRDLWRARHMGLMSRETHLFPGLSIMDNVLLPTDLGRNSGFGFWRGAKDRRARAVKLMGQVGLLEPGRLVDGLARDERRRVALARMLLKRPEILLVDDPTGDLPQHAAEAIGDSLLALARQERVTLVAFTDDERLISRVDHVVPLRAGRILSEGCVEIAS; translated from the coding sequence ATGCAGGCATTAGAGCTCGCCGACGTCACGGTTTCCTATCGCGACCGTGGGAACTGTGAACTCTCTGTCCCCCGACTGGGGATCGGGCGTGGGGTCATGGCGGCTGTGACCGGCCGCGCTGACATCGGCAAGCGAGCGCTCCACAACATTCTCGCGGGATTGGAGAAGCCGACGACCGGTCGGGTGGTGTGGAACGGGGTGGATATCGCGGCGCTTTCCGCGCCCAAGCGCGACCTCTGGCGGGCGCGTCATATGGGGCTCATGTCCCGTGAAACGCATCTTTTTCCCGGTCTCAGCATCATGGACAATGTGTTGCTGCCGACTGACCTTGGCCGCAACTCCGGCTTCGGATTCTGGCGCGGCGCTAAGGACCGGCGCGCGCGAGCCGTCAAGCTGATGGGGCAAGTTGGTCTCCTGGAGCCCGGCAGGCTGGTCGATGGTCTCGCCCGGGACGAGCGGCGGCGAGTGGCGCTCGCGCGGATGCTGCTCAAGCGTCCCGAGATTCTCCTCGTGGACGATCCGACGGGGGACCTGCCGCAGCATGCCGCGGAAGCGATCGGCGACAGTCTTCTAGCGCTCGCTCGTCAGGAACGCGTCACGCTTGTCGCCTTTACCGATGACGAGCGGTTGATCAGCCGTGTTGATCATGTGGTTCCGCTGCGCGCGGGTCGTATTCTATCTGAGGGCTGCGTGGAGATCGCATCGTGA
- a CDS encoding ABC transporter permease — MIAVKLIAADLRRMWLATIILVSLIAVAAALVLALRIGERALVQAANHAAERFDVVVGAPGSEVDLTLSSLLLRREPLIGMHPQVVEQLLADKRATAVAPLIFGERFRGMPIIGTTAAFATDGGRVQLAAGRMFMAPGEAVVGARSPVGPNELVTLSPDDRRRGPGVRGLNSYTIVGRLNWTGTPWDRAILVPLESFWQKRDAPPWSPDEDIIGEAPPRLVMTTAGEGGARVGALAPPTSLQSWTRPLRDVGAIAVRAKSPADIHRLKEGYTNDLAMAIVPKDELEALRGTFANLQSALNIIALGGLACVAVAIVLVAVSHLEHRRGQISAYRVLGVSRASIFRLVWTQLFTIVAFGLFLGVVFGYVAALLLGDFFTLSTALVLPVSLKMADAPFLAALTFGGAALAAIPALIAARRPIVAAPRL, encoded by the coding sequence GTGATAGCTGTCAAGCTGATCGCGGCCGATCTTCGCCGCATGTGGCTCGCCACGATCATCCTGGTGTCACTGATCGCTGTGGCCGCAGCCCTGGTTCTTGCCTTGCGCATTGGGGAGCGTGCCCTGGTCCAGGCAGCAAACCACGCAGCAGAACGCTTTGACGTCGTCGTCGGGGCACCCGGAAGCGAGGTCGACTTGACCTTGTCAAGCCTTCTCCTGCGCCGTGAGCCGCTGATTGGCATGCATCCGCAAGTCGTAGAGCAGCTTCTTGCCGACAAGCGCGCGACGGCCGTCGCGCCGCTCATCTTCGGCGAACGCTTCCGCGGCATGCCGATCATCGGAACGACGGCGGCCTTCGCGACGGATGGCGGCCGGGTCCAGTTGGCGGCCGGTCGGATGTTCATGGCGCCGGGCGAGGCGGTTGTCGGCGCACGGTCTCCTGTGGGGCCTAATGAGCTCGTGACCCTCTCTCCGGATGACCGGCGCCGTGGGCCGGGGGTTAGAGGGTTGAACAGCTATACCATCGTGGGGCGGCTGAATTGGACCGGCACGCCCTGGGATCGCGCCATCCTGGTACCACTCGAAAGTTTTTGGCAGAAGCGGGACGCTCCCCCATGGTCTCCGGATGAGGACATCATCGGCGAGGCTCCGCCGCGTCTGGTGATGACGACGGCCGGGGAGGGCGGTGCTCGTGTGGGCGCGTTGGCACCTCCGACGTCCCTGCAGTCGTGGACGCGTCCCCTGAGGGATGTCGGCGCCATTGCCGTGCGGGCCAAGTCACCTGCCGACATTCACCGCCTCAAGGAGGGTTACACCAACGATCTGGCGATGGCGATCGTCCCGAAGGATGAGCTCGAGGCGCTGCGCGGTACATTCGCCAATCTTCAGTCGGCCCTGAACATCATCGCTCTTGGCGGACTCGCATGTGTCGCTGTGGCTATCGTGCTCGTCGCGGTCAGCCATCTCGAGCATCGCCGCGGACAGATTTCCGCCTATCGCGTCCTCGGGGTCTCGCGCGCCTCGATCTTCCGCTTGGTATGGACGCAGCTCTTCACGATCGTGGCGTTCGGCTTGTTTCTGGGTGTGGTGTTTGGTTATGTCGCCGCCTTGCTGCTCGGTGATTTCTTCACCCTGTCCACCGCGCTTGTTCTGCCTGTCAGCCTGAAGATGGCCGATGCACCGTTCCTCGCTGCGCTTACGTTTGGTGGTGCCGCGTTGGCCGCCATTCCGGCCCTGATCGCAGCTCGGCGCCCGATCGTCGCCGCCCCGCGCCTCTGA